The genome window CGCCATGATGATGGCGCTTGCCGGGACAGGTCACCTCGCCAACGTGCTGGTTCCCGGAGGCGTGACCTTGCCGCCAACCGTGGGCGAAGACGCGGGCAAAGTTCAGACCATTGGGGCTCGCTACAGCCGCGGTGAAATGACACTGGAAGAAGCCTCCGTGGCCGGTTGCAAAGCCTGCGGCACACCTGGCGGAGGCTGCCAATTCCTCGGCACTGCCGCGACCAGCCAAGTGATCGCAGAAGCTCTCGGCATGACCGTTCCGCACGCGGCACTGGCTCCCAGCGGACAACCGATCTGGACACGCTTGGCTCGTGACGCGGCAGCCACGGCCGCGGCGATGCACGCCTCTGGATTGACGCTCCATGATGTGCTGACTGACAAAGCGTTTGAAAACGCGATGCTGATGCACGCCGCCGTGGGCGGCAGCACGAACCTGTTGCTACACATCCCCGCCGTGGCTGCCGCTGCCGGACGCCGTCGTCCGACCGCGGAGGACTTCCGCCGGATCAACCAATCCGTTCCGCGTTTCGTCGATTGCTTGCCCAACGGACCGGTCGGCCATCCAACGGTGCAATTGTTCTTGGCCGGTGGTGTTCCTGAAGTCGCCTGGCATCTTCGCGAAGCCGGGCTGTGGAATGCCGACGAGAGAACCGTGACCGGTTTGACGTGGAATGAGCTGTTGGATCAGTGGCGAACCTCCGAGCGTCGCCAAGTTTGTCGCGATCGTTTGCGTGCCGCCGATGGAGTGGATCCAGACGAAGTCATCCTGCCGCCGGCGGTCGCCAAAGAACGCGGATTGACCAGCACCGTTTGTTTTCCTTCTGGCAACCTGTGCCCGGAAGGTTCCGTCATCAAAGCCACCTCGATTGACCCGTCTGTGATCGATGACGATGGCGTTTACCGCAAACGTGGTCGAGCACGTGTCTTCACCACGGAAAGCGACGCCATCGCCGCCGTCAAAGGTCAATCGGATCGAACGGTCGAGGCCGGAGACGTGATCGTCTTGATTGGCCGTGGCCCAATCGGTTGTGGCATGGAAGAGACCTATCAGATCACGTCCGCACTGAAGTACCTGTCCTTTGGAAAGCACATCGCGTTGGTCACCGATGCCCGCTTCTCCGGCGTCAGCA of Rhodopirellula islandica contains these proteins:
- a CDS encoding YjhG/YagF family D-xylonate dehydratase, translated to MADAVIDPSDYFAALDAPETLATKADGPDGKLPLSDEILRSWTSGDLFGLTQSVGMGFDPRRVLGDQYLILSTQGGVRNPDGTPQALGYHTGHWEVGLLGQAAAEQIERDGGVPFAAFVSDPCDGRTQGTHGMFDSLPYRNDAAIVMRRLIRSLPRRKGVIGIATCDKGLPAMMMALAGTGHLANVLVPGGVTLPPTVGEDAGKVQTIGARYSRGEMTLEEASVAGCKACGTPGGGCQFLGTAATSQVIAEALGMTVPHAALAPSGQPIWTRLARDAAATAAAMHASGLTLHDVLTDKAFENAMLMHAAVGGSTNLLLHIPAVAAAAGRRRPTAEDFRRINQSVPRFVDCLPNGPVGHPTVQLFLAGGVPEVAWHLREAGLWNADERTVTGLTWNELLDQWRTSERRQVCRDRLRAADGVDPDEVILPPAVAKERGLTSTVCFPSGNLCPEGSVIKATSIDPSVIDDDGVYRKRGRARVFTTESDAIAAVKGQSDRTVEAGDVIVLIGRGPIGCGMEETYQITSALKYLSFGKHIALVTDARFSGVSTGACVGHVGPEALAGGPIGRVRDGDTVEIIIDRKTLDGRVDLVATVDGADPVEALRTRPIAEGLDRDKNIPDDTRLWAALQQVGGGSWGGCIYDVDKIIETLSAGQAALAAKHSETSLQEADAK